One Brassica napus cultivar Da-Ae chromosome C2, Da-Ae, whole genome shotgun sequence DNA window includes the following coding sequences:
- the LOC106347575 gene encoding uncharacterized protein LOC106347575, with the protein MNSTRAPGTQAASPPMPPGATGPAVYHAGSPPMPPGATGAAPNHAASSSRSNSYQQMTLNAMLNLPARLSQPHLHHDKPNGALWFGINPCIHAFIRATWQGYYMGPWKSWNKVPEERNDSWWQTFVQNFYWEPQFNDLVYGLWKKETMTSVGERISKKKRQHKKPKYINDSDWTLLLEYWATDEAKKKSKKAAKSRKADPVGKGCHKHNAGPRCFARIAYNMTQASGEPPSYTALVRETHSRPDGTFVEYRAEELVTQAEMEATQLSNTEGSPGSPSASSAPSRLMLNKAYLKNAKSRRGYVYGLGSEQFREHAPSSRVPNGIARNLDLEMRVGGLETTLQSVTSDVAGVKQDVSDMRQDFAATRETINQLLQTLRPPQAPTGQTSDHQAQAPTGQPNPPNGI; encoded by the exons ATGAACTCAACAAGAGCACCTGGAACACAAGCTGCATCTCCTCCTATGCCTCCGGGTGCTACTGGACCCGCTGTTTACCATGCTGGGTCTCCTCCTATGCCTCCTGGTGCTACTGGAGCCGCTCCAAACCATGCTGCTTCCTCATCTCGTTCCAACAGCTACCAGCAGATGACCCTTAATGCGATGCTCAACTTACCTGCTAGGCTCTCACAGCCACATCTCCATCATGATAAGCCGAATGGAGCTTTATG GTTTGGTATTAACCCATGTATCCATGCTTTCATCCGTGCAACTTGGCAAGGATACTACATGGGTCCTTGGAAGAGTTGGAATAAGGTGCCTGAGGAAAGGAATGATTCCTGGTGGCAAACGTTTGTG CAAAATTTCTACTGGGAGCCTCAATTTAATGATTTGGTCTACGGTCTGTGGAAGAAGGAAACGATGACATCCGTTGGTGAAAGGATTAGCAAGAAGAAGAGGCAACACAAGAAGCCAAAGTACATCAATGATAGCGACTGGACACTGCTTCTGGAGTATTGGGCGACTGATGAGGCTAAAAAGAAAAGCAAGAAGGCTGCTAAAAGCCGCAAGGCTGATCCTGTGGGTAAAGGGTGCCACAAGCATAATGCAGGCCCTAGGTGTTTTGCAAGGATAGCGTATAACATG ACGCAAGCCTCTGGTGAACCACCATCCTACACTGCCCTTGTCAGGGAGACACACTCCCGACCAGATGGGACTTTTGTGGAATATCGGGCTGAAGAACTGGTAACTCAGGCCGAGATGGAAGCCACACAGCTCTCTAACACTGAAGGATCACCAGGGAGTCCAAGTGCATCATCTGCTCCTTCTCGCCTCATGTTAAACAAGGCTTATCTGAAG AATGCTAAGAGTAGGAGGGGATATGTTTACGGACTGGGCAGTGAACAATTCAGGGAGCATGCGCCTTCTTCACGCGTCCCCAATGGTATTGCCCGCAACCTGGACCTGGAGATGCGTGTGGGCGGTCTTGAGACAACCCTCCAAAGTGTCACTTCTGATGTTGCTGGGGTGAAACAGGACGTCTCAGACATGAGGCAGGACTTTGCAGCAACAAGGGAAACAATCAATCAGCTCCTCCAAACACTTAGGCCCCCGCAAGCACCTACTGGACAGACTTCTGATCATCAGGCTCAAGCACCAACTGGTCAGCCTAATCCTCCCAATGGCATTTAG